One window of Mucilaginibacter inviolabilis genomic DNA carries:
- a CDS encoding DUF4197 domain-containing protein encodes MKTFKFSIVLFALILSKSLVQANSFNAPIIITTQDSPVAIKGLRISDFKVLERGAITIYERQRPGDKLNLFKPVITHYFSVKGADQVYLYTLENLKKIFRNGRAFEVLDTRFRTDSDLLIYDAIHQQYSVNYYLSKVDPS; translated from the coding sequence ATGAAAACTTTCAAATTTTCGATCGTTTTGTTTGCCCTGATTTTATCAAAATCATTGGTGCAAGCCAATAGCTTTAATGCTCCAATTATTATTACAACTCAAGATTCGCCTGTCGCCATAAAAGGTCTCCGCATTTCCGATTTCAAAGTTTTGGAACGCGGTGCCATTACTATTTACGAACGTCAGCGTCCCGGTGATAAACTTAACCTCTTCAAACCTGTCATTACGCATTATTTCAGTGTAAAGGGAGCTGATCAGGTATATCTGTATACCCTGGAGAATTTAAAAAAGATATTCAGGAACGGAAGGGCTTTCGAGGTTCTGGATACCCGGTTCAGAACAGACAGCGATCTGCTAATCTACGATGCTATTCACCAACAATATAGCGTCAACTATTACCTGTCAAAAGTGGATCCCTCCTGA
- a CDS encoding heavy metal-binding domain-containing protein: MKKVMLMAVAILFSAVTVFATNTTNTVSDTTKTKKVKPAKVQYTCTMHPEVLSDKPGKCPKCGMTLVKKEPAKKKTEPMKMKM; this comes from the coding sequence ATGAAAAAAGTAATGTTAATGGCTGTTGCCATCCTATTTTCAGCAGTAACCGTTTTTGCCACAAATACTACTAATACAGTATCCGACACCACAAAAACAAAAAAGGTTAAACCAGCAAAAGTGCAGTATACCTGTACCATGCATCCGGAAGTGCTGAGTGATAAACCCGGTAAATGTCCAAAATGCGGCATGACACTGGTTAAAAAAGAACCGGCCAAAAAGAAGACCGAACCGATGAAAATGAAGATGTAA
- a CDS encoding efflux RND transporter permease subunit — protein sequence MNTAERIKIIEASCKQVGRGVFFSTLIIVASFLPVFLLEGQEGKLFGPLAWTKTFILAIDAILAVTLAPVLISFFLKGKLRTDDRNPLTNTLEKLYRPILNWCITWRKTTIGINLIALLISIPLLVSLGSEFMPPLDEGTILFMPVTQPDVSNAQAKQLLQVQDKIIKSVPEVKNVLGKAGRANTATDNSPISMTETIILLKPKSEWRKGIKKEDIINELNAKLQIPGVVNGWTQPIINRINMLSTGIRTDVGLKVYGQNLDTIYALSSQMKQALQGINGVKDLYVDPITGGKYLDIQVNKEAIGRYGLSVDDVNEVVESALGGMNLTTTVEGRQRFSVNTRLAQDYRNNLDAIKRTLVQTTNNGPIPLSSVADIKISDGPAMVQSENALLRGTVLFNVRDRDLGSTVKEAQERLNTMVKSLPKGYYIEWSGQYENLIRAEHTLKLVLPIVLLIIFACLYFAFHSIREAFFSLISIPFALIGGAYMVYFFGVHLSVAVAVGFIALFGIAVETGIVMVIYLNDAMQQLIALKGNSKESITREDLRVYVMNGAVKRLRPKLMTVCVALFGLVPVLWASGTGSDVMLPIVLPMIGGVLTSSTHILLVTPLIFLMVKEYELKRYGKLEVLDVKE from the coding sequence ATGAACACAGCAGAACGAATAAAAATCATAGAAGCTTCCTGCAAGCAGGTGGGCCGTGGCGTGTTTTTTTCTACGCTGATTATTGTGGCTTCATTCCTGCCGGTATTTTTACTGGAAGGACAGGAAGGCAAACTGTTCGGCCCACTGGCCTGGACAAAGACTTTTATACTGGCTATTGATGCCATCCTGGCGGTAACGCTCGCTCCTGTCTTGATCTCTTTTTTCCTGAAAGGGAAATTGAGAACAGATGACCGTAACCCTTTAACTAATACGTTGGAAAAGCTGTACCGGCCCATACTTAACTGGTGCATTACCTGGCGCAAAACAACTATCGGGATTAATCTTATAGCTTTATTGATCAGCATACCACTGTTGGTGAGTTTAGGCAGCGAGTTTATGCCGCCATTAGATGAGGGGACGATCCTGTTTATGCCGGTTACCCAACCCGATGTATCCAATGCACAGGCAAAACAGCTTTTACAGGTACAGGACAAGATCATTAAAAGCGTGCCTGAGGTAAAAAATGTTTTGGGCAAAGCCGGGCGGGCCAATACCGCTACCGATAATTCACCGATCAGTATGACAGAAACAATCATCCTGTTAAAGCCTAAAAGCGAATGGCGTAAAGGCATTAAAAAGGAAGATATCATCAATGAACTGAACGCTAAATTACAAATACCTGGTGTGGTGAACGGCTGGACTCAACCCATCATCAACCGTATCAATATGCTCTCGACTGGTATCCGTACCGATGTGGGTTTAAAAGTTTACGGCCAAAATCTGGATACCATCTATGCGTTATCGAGCCAGATGAAACAAGCACTACAGGGCATTAACGGGGTAAAAGACTTATATGTTGATCCGATCACCGGTGGTAAATACCTGGATATCCAGGTCAATAAAGAGGCTATCGGCAGATACGGCCTTAGTGTAGACGATGTAAATGAGGTGGTGGAAAGCGCATTGGGAGGTATGAACCTAACCACTACAGTTGAAGGCAGGCAACGGTTCAGTGTCAACACACGGCTGGCGCAGGACTACCGCAACAACCTGGATGCAATCAAACGCACATTGGTACAAACTACTAATAACGGGCCGATTCCCTTATCATCCGTTGCTGATATCAAAATCAGTGATGGCCCGGCTATGGTACAATCCGAAAATGCCCTGTTGAGAGGTACAGTTCTGTTCAATGTACGCGACCGCGATCTGGGTAGTACGGTTAAAGAAGCACAGGAAAGATTAAATACCATGGTTAAATCGTTGCCCAAAGGTTATTATATTGAATGGAGCGGTCAGTATGAAAACCTGATCCGTGCTGAGCATACCTTAAAGCTGGTATTGCCCATTGTACTACTCATCATTTTTGCCTGTTTGTATTTTGCCTTCCACTCCATCCGTGAAGCTTTTTTTAGCCTCATCTCTATCCCTTTCGCGTTGATCGGCGGCGCTTACATGGTGTATTTCTTTGGGGTGCATTTGTCTGTTGCTGTTGCAGTGGGATTTATCGCTTTGTTTGGGATAGCTGTAGAAACAGGTATTGTGATGGTGATCTATTTGAATGATGCTATGCAGCAATTGATCGCATTAAAAGGAAATTCCAAAGAATCAATTACCCGCGAAGATCTGCGTGTTTACGTGATGAACGGTGCCGTGAAACGCCTGCGGCCAAAACTCATGACGGTTTGTGTAGCCTTGTTCGGATTAGTGCCAGTGCTTTGGGCAAGCGGAACAGGCAGTGATGTGATGTTGCCTATCGTATTGCCAATGATAGGAGGTGTTTTAACTTCTTCTACACATATTTTACTGGTTACCCCACTCATCTTTTTGATGGTGAAGGAATACGAGTTAAAAAGATATGGCAAGCTGGAAGTATTAGATGTAAAAGAATAA
- a CDS encoding sensor histidine kinase, producing the protein MINLIRKNYKIIGIHLLFWSAFILYNIIDAGWTNKDSWIFSIRPSLATDLIVIVPIVYINYYVLMPAFYSKGKYVQYMCCFILLLFMGGLGTRFFAFSIWLPLEHLGNPSEWEPGNFWIPARIIKNIAKIFPVIAATMILRLVGNAYRQEKRIREIERESYDAEIGLLKAQINPHFFFNTLNSLYSLSLEASPKSPKMIMHLADLMRYMLYDTSASRVLLTDELTHLENYIGIERMRFGDHLDLSFQYSGDIEGKWITPLLLLPFVENAFKHGVEKDGGWVTIDLKVSEKRLYLKVENSFTEIPGRLQGGGMGLKNVKRRLALIYPSHHQLNVEHDNDVYRVDLKIDL; encoded by the coding sequence ATGATCAATTTGATCCGGAAAAATTATAAAATAATTGGTATCCATCTGCTTTTTTGGTCGGCTTTCATCTTGTATAATATAATCGACGCTGGATGGACAAACAAAGATTCCTGGATTTTTAGTATTCGACCATCCCTTGCAACCGATTTGATTGTGATTGTACCTATAGTGTATATCAATTACTATGTGCTTATGCCAGCATTTTATAGTAAGGGTAAATATGTTCAGTACATGTGCTGTTTTATTTTATTATTATTTATGGGAGGGCTTGGGACACGTTTTTTTGCATTTTCGATATGGCTTCCTTTAGAACATTTGGGTAATCCCTCAGAATGGGAGCCTGGTAATTTTTGGATCCCGGCACGAATAATCAAAAATATCGCAAAAATATTTCCGGTAATTGCAGCAACTATGATTCTTAGATTGGTTGGTAATGCTTACCGCCAGGAAAAAAGGATAAGGGAGATAGAAAGAGAAAGTTATGATGCCGAAATTGGTTTATTAAAAGCACAAATCAACCCACATTTTTTCTTTAATACCCTTAATAGTCTTTATTCCCTTTCGCTGGAAGCTTCTCCCAAGTCTCCAAAAATGATAATGCATTTGGCTGATTTAATGCGGTACATGCTTTATGATACCAGTGCAAGTAGAGTTTTACTCACAGATGAACTCACCCACCTGGAAAATTATATAGGCATTGAACGAATGCGTTTTGGTGATCACCTTGATCTTTCTTTTCAGTATTCCGGAGATATTGAAGGCAAATGGATCACCCCGCTTTTGTTGCTGCCTTTTGTGGAAAATGCTTTTAAACATGGTGTTGAAAAGGATGGAGGCTGGGTGACAATCGATCTTAAGGTTAGCGAAAAACGGTTATACCTAAAGGTAGAAAACAGTTTTACAGAAATTCCTGGCCGATTACAAGGGGGAGGAATGGGGCTTAAAAATGTAAAAAGGCGGCTTGCTCTAATTTATCCTTCTCATCATCAACTGAATGTAGAACATGATAATGACGTTTATAGGGTAGATCTGAAAATTGATTTATGA
- a CDS encoding HYC_CC_PP family protein: protein MKRIAVILLLLIYTASVYGITIDKFYCCGKLASVSLSVSSASKGDCKAISGSDCCKTVKANFKVKDNHVSAKTDLNLKNSFAFIIPLFSVPTLAERITSKDVRAYNSQAPPFHRDPLYILYSNYRI from the coding sequence GTGAAAAGAATAGCAGTCATATTACTTCTCCTGATCTACACAGCATCTGTTTATGGGATTACCATAGATAAGTTTTATTGTTGTGGTAAATTAGCCAGTGTATCTCTGTCTGTTAGTTCTGCATCGAAAGGTGATTGTAAGGCAATAAGTGGCTCTGATTGCTGCAAAACCGTTAAGGCAAACTTCAAAGTAAAAGACAATCACGTTTCGGCCAAAACCGATCTGAACTTAAAAAATTCATTTGCTTTTATTATTCCGTTATTTTCTGTTCCAACATTAGCAGAAAGAATAACCTCAAAAGATGTAAGGGCCTATAATAGCCAGGCACCCCCTTTCCATCGCGATCCACTTTACATCCTCTACTCCAACTACAGAATTTAA
- a CDS encoding HlyD family efflux transporter periplasmic adaptor subunit: MKSIKIIMISLLSGLLLFSSCSDQKKKAANAQVETAAKYTCPMHPQILEDHPGSCPICGMALVKKSGQVSEGSGIGLNTVLQPVSSSVLSTVNAIVPIEKDVQTTISAQGYLDFDTRTFNNIASRFSGRIEKLYIKYAFQEIHRGQRIFDIYSPDMVTAQQDLIFLTKNSAKETALIDAAKQKLLLLGMTSEQINQLIKTRQIFYRLPVYSAYDGHVHDMPHSQMAGAPQVSSPSDLTTNLPLSVKEGMYVEKGQTLFNVVDPHKLWAIIKIDGAAISGLKLNQSVTISLPDIPGKTINGKINFIEPALQDGDKTTSIRVYLDNMNHELKVNSIVKATIQTGSTEGLWIPRSALVDLGQTKIVWLKSGGSFHAHQVSSGTAHNNEIQITKGLSVTDSLAYNAQYLTDSESFIKTQGHE, translated from the coding sequence ATGAAAAGTATTAAAATCATCATGATCAGTTTACTGTCGGGCCTGTTGCTGTTCTCTTCCTGTTCTGATCAAAAAAAGAAAGCAGCTAATGCGCAGGTTGAAACGGCTGCTAAATACACCTGCCCTATGCACCCTCAAATATTGGAAGATCATCCGGGCAGCTGCCCTATCTGTGGCATGGCACTGGTAAAGAAATCAGGTCAGGTCAGTGAAGGTTCGGGCATCGGTTTAAATACCGTTTTACAACCGGTTAGTTCTTCGGTGCTATCAACGGTTAATGCTATTGTGCCCATAGAAAAGGATGTACAAACAACGATCTCGGCCCAGGGTTACCTCGACTTTGATACACGCACATTTAACAATATTGCGTCACGTTTTTCGGGCCGTATAGAAAAACTGTATATCAAATATGCCTTTCAGGAAATTCACCGGGGGCAGCGGATTTTTGATATATACAGCCCAGATATGGTTACTGCCCAACAAGACCTGATCTTTCTGACAAAGAACTCAGCAAAGGAAACGGCATTAATTGATGCCGCAAAGCAGAAATTGTTACTGCTGGGCATGACCTCCGAACAAATTAACCAGCTTATTAAAACCAGGCAGATTTTTTACCGCTTGCCCGTATACAGTGCTTATGATGGTCATGTGCATGATATGCCACATAGCCAGATGGCTGGTGCTCCCCAGGTATCATCACCGTCTGATCTTACCACAAACCTGCCCTTATCGGTTAAGGAAGGTATGTATGTAGAAAAAGGACAAACTTTATTTAACGTAGTTGACCCACATAAACTTTGGGCGATCATAAAAATTGACGGCGCTGCTATTTCCGGATTGAAATTAAACCAGTCAGTAACTATTTCATTACCAGATATACCAGGCAAGACCATCAATGGTAAGATCAATTTTATTGAACCTGCTCTACAAGATGGCGACAAAACAACGAGCATCCGGGTTTATCTCGATAATATGAATCATGAACTAAAAGTAAATAGCATCGTCAAAGCTACTATACAAACCGGCAGTACGGAGGGCTTATGGATTCCGCGATCGGCGCTGGTTGATTTAGGGCAGACTAAAATTGTCTGGTTAAAAAGCGGCGGGTCTTTCCATGCTCACCAGGTAAGTTCAGGAACAGCCCACAATAACGAAATACAGATCACAAAAGGTTTATCCGTAACGGATAGCCTGGCATATAATGCCCAATATTTAACAGACAGTGAAAGCTTCATTAAAACACAAGGTCATGAATAA
- a CDS encoding TolC family protein — translation MKTKFQIIAMLFAWFIYLPAKAQVQRLPLDSVVARVADNPALQALVAKASAQDAYATGAKSLDAPKISAGQYQVPYQFSPNGGSFMIQAEQMFTNPAKLKAKENYMKGASKITEADKDYLKNQLVAQAKQYYYERVVLEKKLTLLQHSQSLLEYMLKDANIRLTYGKEKLNNIYKAKADLYELDNTRDQLNNEISQKNIMLNTLMNRDKQAVFSVDTTVVLNNYDSALTDTATLANARSDIKSINRNIELQALNAKVEYSKRKPDFGIQAAHMISYGGYANQYILMASVTIPIVPWASKEYKANLKGIRYEVEELQQRKMDVLNQAQGQLASIKVDMTNKKKQIGNYQQNIIPALQNSYKTALLAYDQNTGDLPSVLLVIKDLQTSRMNALDRLQELLTLQVAYERENETTVSALNNQNK, via the coding sequence ATGAAAACGAAATTTCAAATTATAGCTATGCTGTTCGCCTGGTTTATATACCTGCCGGCAAAAGCGCAAGTACAGCGTCTGCCGTTGGATAGTGTTGTTGCTCGTGTGGCTGATAACCCTGCATTACAGGCTTTGGTCGCCAAGGCCAGCGCGCAGGATGCTTACGCCACCGGGGCAAAAAGCCTGGATGCACCCAAGATAAGCGCGGGCCAGTACCAGGTGCCCTACCAGTTTAGCCCCAATGGTGGTTCATTCATGATCCAGGCCGAGCAAATGTTCACCAACCCGGCAAAGCTCAAGGCCAAAGAGAATTATATGAAAGGAGCTTCCAAAATAACAGAAGCCGACAAAGATTATCTAAAAAACCAGCTGGTTGCTCAGGCTAAGCAATACTATTATGAGCGTGTGGTATTGGAGAAAAAGCTGACCTTACTACAGCATTCACAAAGCCTGTTGGAGTACATGCTCAAAGACGCCAATATCCGGCTCACATATGGCAAAGAAAAGCTTAATAATATTTACAAGGCCAAAGCAGATCTATACGAACTGGATAATACCCGTGATCAATTAAACAATGAGATCAGCCAAAAAAATATCATGCTCAATACGTTGATGAACCGGGATAAACAGGCAGTTTTTTCGGTAGACACTACAGTCGTATTAAATAATTACGACAGTGCATTAACCGATACCGCGACATTGGCCAATGCCCGAAGTGATATAAAAAGTATCAACAGGAATATTGAACTACAAGCATTAAATGCAAAGGTTGAATACAGCAAACGCAAGCCTGATTTTGGAATCCAGGCCGCACATATGATCAGTTATGGCGGTTATGCTAACCAATATATTTTAATGGCTTCTGTCACCATCCCTATAGTTCCATGGGCATCCAAAGAATATAAGGCTAACCTGAAAGGTATCCGCTACGAAGTTGAGGAATTACAGCAGCGAAAAATGGATGTGCTCAACCAGGCCCAGGGGCAACTGGCCAGTATTAAAGTAGATATGACGAACAAAAAAAAGCAGATTGGCAACTACCAGCAAAACATCATTCCCGCCTTACAGAATAGTTATAAAACAGCATTATTGGCCTATGATCAAAATACAGGCGACCTGCCATCCGTACTGCTTGTTATCAAAGATCTGCAAACTTCCAGAATGAATGCATTAGATCGCCTGCAGGAGCTTTTAACCTTACAGGTTGCTTATGAACGGGAAAATGAAACTACGGTATCCGCATTAAATAACCAGAACAAATGA
- a CDS encoding efflux RND transporter permease subunit, which translates to MINQLISLSLKNRYIVLLVAAGLFAWGIYAIKENPIDAIPDLSENQVIVFTEWQGRSPQIMEDQVTYPLVSNLQGIPKVKAIRATSMFGMSFVYIVFDDKADVYWARSRVLERLNYAQRLLPQGITPTLGPDGTGVGHILWYTLDAKGMDLGEQRALQDWYVKLGLQTVPDVSEVASFGGFEKQYQVTIDPHKLNYYNIPLSQVLKAVKSNNNDVGGRKFEMNGTGYIVRGLGYIKTLSDVENMPVGVINTIPVKIKDIATVQMGGDERLGIFDQNGNGEAVGGIVVMRYGENADKVIHAVKDKMADIQKGLPQGVKFKIAYDRSELIESAIGSVKHTLIEEMITVSVIVILFLLSFKSALSIIIQIPITIATSFILLNAFGISSNIMSLTGIALAIGVIVDNGIVMVENAHRNLSLAQQKEKS; encoded by the coding sequence ATGATTAATCAACTCATTTCCCTGTCTTTAAAAAACAGGTATATCGTTCTCCTGGTTGCGGCTGGTCTGTTTGCCTGGGGCATCTACGCGATTAAAGAAAACCCCATCGATGCTATACCCGATCTTTCGGAGAACCAGGTGATCGTATTTACCGAATGGCAGGGGCGCAGTCCGCAAATTATGGAAGACCAGGTGACTTACCCATTGGTGAGTAATCTGCAGGGGATTCCCAAAGTAAAAGCCATTCGTGCCACATCCATGTTCGGGATGAGCTTTGTTTATATTGTTTTTGACGATAAAGCCGATGTGTACTGGGCACGCAGCCGGGTACTGGAAAGACTAAATTACGCACAGCGTCTATTACCGCAAGGAATCACCCCGACGTTAGGTCCCGACGGCACAGGTGTTGGCCATATTTTATGGTATACACTGGATGCCAAAGGGATGGACCTGGGTGAACAAAGGGCCCTGCAGGACTGGTATGTAAAATTAGGACTGCAAACCGTACCGGATGTTAGCGAAGTGGCCTCTTTCGGCGGTTTTGAGAAGCAATACCAGGTTACTATCGATCCGCATAAACTCAATTACTATAATATCCCGCTATCACAGGTTTTGAAAGCGGTGAAAAGCAATAACAACGATGTAGGTGGCCGTAAGTTTGAAATGAACGGCACAGGTTACATCGTTCGCGGCCTGGGCTATATCAAGACCCTATCAGATGTGGAGAACATGCCCGTTGGCGTGATCAATACCATACCAGTGAAGATCAAAGATATTGCTACCGTACAAATGGGTGGAGATGAGCGCCTGGGCATTTTTGACCAGAACGGCAATGGCGAAGCTGTTGGTGGTATTGTGGTGATGCGTTACGGTGAAAATGCCGATAAGGTTATTCACGCGGTGAAAGATAAAATGGCCGACATTCAAAAAGGACTTCCTCAAGGCGTAAAATTCAAGATAGCTTATGACCGGAGCGAACTCATAGAAAGCGCTATTGGTTCTGTGAAACATACGCTTATCGAAGAAATGATCACAGTATCTGTTATTGTGATCCTGTTCTTGCTGAGTTTTAAAAGTGCTTTAAGCATTATTATACAGATCCCCATTACTATAGCCACCAGTTTCATCCTGCTCAATGCATTTGGCATCAGCTCTAACATCATGTCGCTAACAGGCATTGCGCTGGCAATTGGGGTAATTGTAGATAACGGCATTGTCATGGTTGAAAACGCGCACCGGAACCTATCCCTGGCACAACAAAAAGAAAAATCATGA
- a CDS encoding efflux RND transporter periplasmic adaptor subunit: MNNIKKRFWILSAAGLLFFMTVIAVLFTACTQKPKATVTKTANKAYYTCSMHPQIHEDHPGNCPICGMKLIKVEMTGNNMDMTANKIRLTVTQIQLAGIQTDTVREENTGSEKTLTGTVTTDDNRSEELSARLAGRIQQLFIRTTGERIMTGQPVYSIYSEDLQEAEKEYLLAKQQQKVLHNPDVDYQQLISAAENKLQLWGLSPAQIRNIAASGKVSATTTILSKISGTVSEIAVHEGDYVTEGMSILKTQALDNLWIEAQLYASEINSYKENDRVSVSFPDLGGQVTNGKIEFINPELSNASKVNLIRINIPNPQGLIRPGMLAYISIGHGNNHALAVPVSAILTDGKGSLVWVKNLDGSFSSKIIKPGNGNQSYVPVLSGLNAGDIVVTNGAYLLNSEAIFKNGGDNMAGMNM, encoded by the coding sequence ATGAATAATATAAAGAAACGTTTTTGGATATTAAGTGCAGCCGGGCTCCTATTCTTTATGACAGTAATAGCTGTACTTTTTACAGCCTGTACACAAAAACCGAAGGCTACAGTTACTAAGACGGCAAACAAAGCCTATTATACCTGTTCCATGCATCCGCAAATTCACGAAGATCATCCAGGCAATTGCCCGATATGTGGCATGAAGCTCATCAAAGTAGAAATGACCGGGAATAATATGGATATGACTGCAAATAAGATCAGATTGACAGTCACGCAGATTCAACTGGCCGGTATTCAAACCGATACCGTAAGGGAAGAGAATACTGGCAGTGAAAAAACGTTGACCGGAACCGTTACTACCGATGATAATCGATCAGAAGAGTTGAGTGCAAGGCTAGCGGGCCGGATACAGCAATTGTTTATCAGAACTACCGGCGAAAGAATTATGACAGGACAGCCTGTTTATTCCATCTATAGCGAAGATTTGCAAGAGGCAGAAAAGGAATATTTATTGGCTAAACAGCAGCAGAAGGTGCTCCATAACCCAGATGTGGATTACCAGCAATTGATTAGTGCTGCCGAAAATAAACTACAACTTTGGGGACTGTCACCTGCTCAGATCAGGAATATAGCAGCTTCCGGCAAAGTATCTGCAACCACAACCATATTAAGTAAAATCAGCGGAACTGTTAGTGAAATTGCTGTTCATGAAGGTGATTATGTAACTGAAGGGATGTCTATTTTGAAGACACAAGCCCTGGATAATTTATGGATAGAAGCTCAGTTGTATGCCAGCGAAATAAACAGCTATAAGGAAAATGACCGGGTAAGCGTTTCATTTCCTGATTTAGGCGGCCAAGTTACTAATGGCAAAATTGAATTTATTAATCCCGAATTATCAAATGCCTCTAAAGTAAATTTGATTAGGATTAATATCCCTAATCCACAAGGCTTGATCAGACCCGGAATGCTAGCTTATATTTCTATTGGCCATGGTAACAACCATGCTTTAGCGGTACCTGTTTCGGCTATTTTAACAGATGGAAAAGGCAGCTTAGTGTGGGTCAAGAACTTGGATGGCAGCTTTTCATCCAAAATAATCAAGCCGGGAAATGGTAATCAGAGCTATGTGCCCGTCCTTTCTGGTTTAAATGCCGGAGATATTGTGGTTACCAACGGAGCCTATTTGTTAAACAGCGAAGCCATATTTAAAAATGGTGGAGATAACATGGCTGGTATGAATATGTGA